A genome region from Setaria italica strain Yugu1 chromosome III, Setaria_italica_v2.0, whole genome shotgun sequence includes the following:
- the LOC101758075 gene encoding cationic amino acid transporter 2, vacuolar yields the protein MGGGVRALMRRKQVDSERARPGGSSHQLRKELSVIQLVTIGVGSTIGAGVYVLVGTVAREHSGPALTLSFLIAGIAAALSAFCYAELASRCPSAGSAYHYSYICVGEGVAWLIGWALILEYTIGGSAVARGISPNLALFFGGSDSLPWILARHEIPWLDVVVDPCAAFLVFLVTGLLCVGIKESSFVQGVVTVLNCFVMLFVIIAGSYIGFQTGWVGYKVAGGFFPYGANGMLAGSATVFFAYIGFDSVASTAEEVKNPQRDLPLGIGTALSICCSLYMLVSVVIVGLVPYFAMDPDTPISSAFERHGMHWAMYLVTTGAVLALCSTLMGSILPQPRILMAMARDGLLPSFFSDVHKTTQVPVKSTIVTGICAASLAFFMDVSQLAGMVSVGTLLAFTIVAVSILILRYVPPDEVPLPSSLHSSFRLSQGNDEEKLRDTLGDEDHEQEASEISDVVVVESVKDPLIEKQLYASKLDETKRRKIAACSIAAVCIGVLVLTTSASATFLPFLVRCFVCAFGGLLLLTGLGVLCWIDQDDGRHSFGHSGGFICPFVPLLPVMCILINTYLLINLGGGTWMRVGVWLVMGVFVYIFYGRSHSSLTDVVYVPVVQANEIYGSSSSSGFVA from the exons ATGGGCGGCGGGGTCCGGGCGCTGATGCGCCGGAAGCAGGTGGACTCCGAGCGGGCGCGCCCCGGCGGCAGCAGCCACCAGCTCCGCAAGGAGCTCTCCGTTATCCAGCTCGTCACCATCG GTGTCGGTTCAACGATTGGAGCTGGGGTGTATGTTCTTGTTGGGACAGTTGCTCGGGAGCATTCTGGGCCAGCATTGACTCTTTCATTTCTGATAGCCGGAATAGCCGCTGCACTTTCAGCGTTCTGTTATGCAGAGCTTGCTAGCCGTTGCCCGTCTGCAGGAAGTGCCTACCATTATTCATACATCTGCGTTGGCGAAGG AGTGGCATGGTTGATTGGTTGGGCTCTGATACTGGAATATACAATTGGTGGATCAGCTGTTGCCCGTGGCATATCTCCCAATTTA GCCCTATTTTTCGGAGGATCTGATAGTCTGCCATGGATCTTAGCACGCCATGAGATCCCATGGCTTGATGTTGTTGTTGATCCTTGTGCTGCATTCCTGGTATTCCTTGTAACTGGTCTGCTATGCGTGGGGATCAAAGAG agttCATTTGTGCAAGGAGTTGTGACAGTCCTGAATTGCTTTGTGATGCTATTTGTTATTATAGCCGGTAGTTACATCGGCTTTCAAACAGGATGGGTTGGCTACAAGGTTGCTGGCGG ATTTTTCCCTTATGGAGCGAATGGAATGCTTGCTGGGTCAGCAACTGTCTTCTTTGCCTACATAGGCTTCGATTCAGTTGCCAGCACTGCTGAGGAG GTGAAAAATCCGCAAAGAGATCTGCCACTGGGAATCGGAACAGCATTGTCGATTTGCTGTTCCTTGTACATGCTGGTTTCAGTTGTTATTGTTGGTCTGGTACCATACTTTGCTATGGACCCAGATACCCCTATCTCATCAGCCTTCGAGAGACATGGAATGCACTGGGCAAT GTACCTTGTAACAACTGGTGCTGTTCTTGCCCTCTGTTCAACCTTGATGGGATCTATATTGCCACAG CCAAGAATATTGATGGCCATGGCACGAGATGGCCTGTTACCATCATTCTTCTCTGATGTCCACAAGACGACACAAGTTCCAGTCAAAAGCACAATTGTGACTGGCATCTGCGCAGCTTCTCTCGCTTTCTTCATGGATGTCTCTCAACTGGCTGGAATG GTCAGTGTAGGCACGCTCCTCGCATTCACTATAGTTGCTGTGTCCATCTTGATTCTCAGGTATGTTCCTCCAGATGAGGTACCTCTGCCATCTTCCCTGCATTCATCATTCCGTTTGAGCCAAGGAAATGATGAGGAAAAGCTGAGGGATACTCTTGGAGATGAGGATCATGAACAAGAGGCATCTGAAATTAGCGATGTTGTTGTAGTAGAATCAGTTAAGGACCCCCTTATTGAGAAGCAGCTGTACGCAA GCAAGCTGGATGAGACAAAGCGGCGCAAGATCGCTGCTTGCAGCATTGCAGCTGTCTGCATAGGAGTTCTGGTCCTCACAACTTCAGCCTCGGCGACATTCTTGCCCTT CCTGGTGAGATGCTTCGTTTGCGCTTTTGGTGGCCTACTCCTCCTAACTGGTCTGGGCGTGCTCTGCTGGATTGACCAAGACGATGGGAGACACTCCTTTGGCCATTCTGGAG gattCATCTGCCCATTCGTTCCGTTGCTGCCAGTGATGTGTATTCTGATAAACACATACTTGTTGATCAACCTTGG TGGCGGCACATGGATGCGAGTGGGGGTGTGGCTGGTGATGGGGGTGTTCGTGTACATCTTCTACGGTCGCAGCCACAGCTCATTGACGGACGTTGTGTACGTCCCTGTGGTTCAGGCGAACGAGATATACgggtcatcatcttcttcaggtTTTGTGGCCTAA